In Rhodamnia argentea isolate NSW1041297 chromosome 5, ASM2092103v1, whole genome shotgun sequence, the DNA window TAATCACGCAAGTCGAggataaaaaaaagatcaagtTTTACATGCATTTGATGTATGCTCATGTGAATCCATTTCAATTCAGTCATTATGGTATGTTGATAACACAGAAAATCCATAATATTTAATGACCAGAATAAAGTGAGCTCCTATGTTtcgagaaattttttagaaGGGAAACAACCAAGCAAATAAAGGAGAGATGTAATGGAAGTTTTCGCTTGAATTGAGTCCCAAGTTTTATGACAAGAATTTGTCTTTGCTTAGATTTCTAGAAGTTGCAAGTCGTATTCTGTCCTTTCATATTAATTATAATTTTCTCACCCAAGACTTTGAGTCAAATTCTCAGTATTTTAATACTAATCATACCACGTAAGTTCCCTTCACGTCTCTTGCAGGGAAGATAGCCTTGCTTTCTGAAAAGAAAAGTTATCCTCCCTTGAAAAGAAAGGCCAATTTCGCGTCGGTTTCGCTAAAAAGTATCGACGAATTACCTTTCGAAATGGACAAAGTATGTGAAgtagtcaatttttttctttttggacagCAAAATTTGACCTCTATCGCTTCTCACccgatttattaaattatatctcGAATTTGAACCCATTAGGAAAGTCGATATTTATTGGAGTCTTGCTGTTgctttattatttctttttgggtcCACGTTCTTATGCCAATGTTCTGTCAAGAgaggaaagaaattaaaataaaaacacagaAATATAgggtttttctctttcttgtgtcAGGCGGTCCAAGTCCAAGAAGCTGCaagagggttttctttttcGCGTGGTAAGAGAGCCGCGTACAGTAGACTTCGAGAAGGACGACCTGCGGAGACAGAAAATGGTCAACGCACCGTGACGTTCACTTGCTAGCGCGAAGGAGCGTCGAGCACGGTAGATTTGTGCGTGAAACACGAACATACAGAGCAATTATAACTCAAATCCTTCTATTATAGTAGATTcagttaaatattttatttgtaaataccATGAATTTGGGTACAATATAATATAAGAAATGTGAGcatattgagcgattgtaacttaGATTCTCCGACTATAGTTGATTGTTCTGGCTGGCTTTCTCCGTGAATCTATGTATCGACATTCAAATCGAATCACGTAAATCTTCTATGTTATTTGTCGTTTCTTGTTATTTCTCTGCGCTTTCGCATTTACCTAATTTGCAAGATCCTAATTAATTTTTGCGTTATATCACAACACGGCGTTTGTCGATCGAGTCGTTGATCGAGGGCCTTGACATTTTCTTATGTCAACAGTGTCACTTAGTagtaaaattatattttaatatgaatGTCATTggttgttaaaaagaaaaaaacaaaaacaaaaacagaaacagaGGTACTACTCGGTAGCCACGACCTACGAGATGTTGTGGGGTCGATTATATATCCGCGGCTTCTCTTGGTTCCCTATTAAAGAGAGAGTTTGCATGGCAAAAAATTCGTCCAAGTCATAATTGAGCGACTCAGAAAATGGAGAGCATGAAAACCTTTCGTCTTCTTACActcgttttctctcttctcGTGATTGCAAAATCATTGGCATATCAAATTCCTGGTACTCTCTCTCCTGTTATTGcaatacgttttttttttaggcttaaattttttggttttcggATTTTGGTGGGCACTTTCTTTTGTTGAATTGATTCAAGGTAGTCGGGAAAATTCATATGAGTACTACGTACTCTAGGCAAGATGGATCGTCTCGCTGACGCGATACTATAAAATCGCTGCTTAATTTAAATGAAGCTAACTCGTTAATTCATACATGGGCGATCGATCCTCCGCCCATGCAGACAATGGCCACAGCAAGATGAACGCGAGCGGTGAGACGATGAACCAAGACAATGGTTGGAACGGCAACAGCTCGGACCGAGGGACGCTCCTGGTGCCTCCGCCCACGACAAAGACCACGATGAGCGTCACAACCGCGGTTTCTCCTACAAGCTCCACTACGCAGACCAGcgtcagcagcagcagcaacaccGCGACCACCAGCGTCACGAGCGGAGGCACCACTTCAAAATCCAGCTCCAGTAGAGCCAGTAAAAGCAGCAGGGTCACTCGTACTAAATATCCTTGATGAGATTGCCAAAGTAAAAAGCCGAAAAATCTCGAGGATTGCTGTTTACTTTTCATTCCTCTAGGGTTGTTCTCACGCTTGTTCGATTGAAGTGATGCATTGTGTCGTAGGGCTGTGTCTCTTAGTATAATTCCTCAGTTCACTTGTAAGGTCGTTCTTAATCTTGAAGCGAGTATGTCCTTTTGTTGGAGAAAGTTGcagattttctttatatttgtcTAGTTATGCATGTTCTACGACACCTTTTCGAATCAGTGTGACAAATCTCACGGCTAAAGGACATACGCGGAAAATGTGTGTTAAATCTAAGATGTGACTTTTGTGAGAGGATTTGATGCACAGCGAAATTGcatcctttctttctctttccaaaaatttcaaagaacagTCTCGTTCTCGTATCAAATGCTGTCgcgaaatttcaaaagttaCAATTTGCATTTTCGCAAACTAAGAAGACCAGTTTCAACCTCGACTTGAGGCGGCGATCATCACTCGCCTTAACTCTGAGGTCGGCAGCATTTTTCCatggaggggagagagagcagATGCAGTGGCTCGATGGCCGTccctggaaaaagaaaaatccatggcacaaaaaaaaaaaaaaaaaaaccagaacaCTCGTTAATCATACATATGGTGCAattatttcatggaaaataccatgaaaaggaaaatgattgctcaaaaatcatttttcaggaaaaggTTTGTTTTCCTTGTTTTGTGATAGGTGATTGAAAATGTTTATTGGTATTTAGTTCTCATTTCAAAAATGATTCAATCTCATGAATTCatctcaagcaaaaaaaaaaaaaaaaaaaaggatcgtatttttaaatattttacttatttatttattctttatttattattatttttttctttcttctttctctactaGGCTTGCCTGTGGCTACCGGCGGACggcaaaggaggaagaagaaatgaaagaaagaaagaaaacataaaagaaaaaataaagtaaaataaaaaatcgtattaaaatgttaaaaaatgtCTATAGGAACAGATTCGAAAAgtgtttttacctttttagatttaagaattcgtttttctatttttatgctTGAATTTTACGTTGACCCAAAAAGGATGTTCATTGACTAAGTTATTTTCGGCAAATCAAATGGGTGAAAGTTCAAAAAGCTAATTCCGGAAAAAGACTTTCCCTAAAACAAATGCATACTTGGACTCTGTTGGTTcgtgaaaaatgtgacatttttgaaaaaaaaaaattcgaaaagtcattttcctagaaaatgtcAATACTTTTAGGTGTTCGATTAAGACCTAAAAATGAACGTTTGGTAAGgacaatttgatttttcatgccATCGATTGGTCGGAAATTGCCAACGTGGACGTTGACCGTCCTATGTGGTATTGCCAGcattaacgtggacaatttctataatcttttttttataaagaaaactacttcttaattttttctattttactttatttttccttctttctcggCTACGACCAACCACAGTTGGTGATGGCTAAAACAAGCTCAACCCTCATTGGCCACGAGCAAGCCTCGAGTGCCGGCTTCTCTGTGGTTTGTCACCGTGCTCAGCAACCgacagaggaagagaaaaaattaaaagaaagaaaagagaaaagaatggaagaaagaaaaataataaacaagaatgaattaaaataaataaaaaataaatattttttaaaaaatttggcctCGATGGATCCGAGCACAAGCTTTGAGGACACAAGGCTCAGCCTAGATATTACTAGGCCTTGGGTCCTTGGCACCGGAACTAGTGTGCTAGGACCGGCTCAATCAGCCCCAGTGTGGCAGCCAGGGTTTTGGGTGAGGTTTAGATGGATCCGAGCCCGGGCACCAGGAACTTGGCACCATTGCCAAAGGTTTGAAAATGAGTGTTAGGGTTTCCATTCCCAAGAGCAGATTTTCTGGTTcaaacccaaaaataatttttggagtttttaaataggtaatcattttttttctaatttaaactttggtaggaaaacatttttcgttaacTCATTTTCCTGAAACGATCTAAAATgccgaaaaatgaggaaaatgttttctctgAAAATATCCTCCACGAAGCAAACGGGACCTTGATAAGGaagaaaatttcgatttttgaCATAGTATGAGAGAGACATTATATTGGAAATAACAAACTTTCtttattgaattatttaatGAGCATTCGGGGAGGCAGTCCTTAACAAAATCCTTAATAACTAAGAATGGATGTAAAGATGCAGCTTCAAATTTAATAATAGAGTTTAGGATGCAAAATGTAGGATGGTATCATATATGATAGTAAAAAGTAGGATGATATTTGTACTCTTCAATTGAGCTTTTGAATACACTTTCGAAGACAAGCTTTAGAATtcgtctttttctttctctaggTATGCTCTCTCGAAAATATTGATGATCTTCCGCGTTCGTATAAAATAAACTCAAtagcaaaatttaaaagatttcaaaattttcctatCCAAGTTGCAAATTAAGACTTCTCGAGATCTTATTGCATCTTAAGAGTGGAGCATGTTATCAATTTTGTTACACATGAAACTggaagagaaaatagaaaatatatattcatGAACCTTGCTGGTACTTATCCTTCTTAATTCAAAGTTTTGTgatcttttgaaaaatcatattaaTACTGCGAGGAGACTTTATAAGTAAACCCATATCGTTTCATCTCATATGATTTTCCTCTGCCGATTTTATCTCTGTACTCATTTGGTTTTACATCACCAAATTACGTTTGCAATGCAAATGGTCCTGGAGGTTAGGTCCACGTCTGCATCTATGTAGGTACATGATAGGCACAAAATCCTCGTACAACGAGAAAGTTACTTGAATTTGCGCGGAAGTACGAACCGAATCGACCAGTTGACCAAACATAAGGACAGCCACTCCAGCCATCACGATCTTATTAAAAGTACATGGATTACTGTTAAGTAAAAGTAACAACACACATCATATAAGTGGACGCCATGCGCAGTTAAATAATGCTCAAAATAGAAACAGACACTCGTTTAGATATCCACGTCACTTATGTAGTTCTCTTCATCAACTGTAGCTCTCAAGCGTCGCATCCACCATTCCCAAACTCAACCTTGTTATCTTGAATGTTATAAAGTATCTTCAGGTTTCGCTGCTGCACGTTGCCGATTATGACCAGATTACTCGATCTCCGGCTTGGCGCAACGGCCAAGCAAACTTGCGCGTCGCTCTCTCGCCAAACTACGGCGGACGGGTCCAAGCTAACATCGGTATTCTCAAATTGCAGGACCATCTTCGGCAAGATCACATTCTCTTGACCCCGAAGATCATAGCAGGTGTTCACCAGTGTCGATGCAGGCTTTGTCGCGGGATAGCTGGACATGTACCTGACAAACTCCGAGCGAATGGCCGAGTAAATCGGGGGCGGCAACCGGGTGATGGTAGTCCCGGAGTCTATGATGGTCCTAGGAGGTGGAGACTGCGAAGAGAGGCTAAATTTCTGATTCCCAAAGGCAATACCAACCAggttgacaaaataaaaagatggGTTGTTTTGGTCAATTATGAGAGGTGTGATGTTGTTTGTTTGGCAATTACTAAGGGCTTCCATCCCAAAAAGTAAGTACCCATTGGAGCTCTCACTGCCAGGGATGCAGTAGCAGAAGATATTGGAAAATTTTGACGCTACGTGCGAGATGAAGGTCGCGCCTCCTTGTCCGAGGCCTAGCATACCGGCCGTGCGACCAAAGTCGCCGCTATTATTTTGGCTGCAACCGAAGATGAAGTCCGGGAACTGGTACTCCGGAGTGAGGGTGAGCAGATCTTGGACGTAGTAACCGTTGGATTGCGATCCGTCGGCGTAGACGATCGAGTAGGGGCAATCCGATTCCTTGCATGGTGGGTTTGAGTATGTGGAGGACTTGGATGGATCAAACATTGGGTCTTGCTGACGATAGCAACTAAGACAAGGTTCACATTGGGTCCATGTGATGTCGCTGCTCGTGTCAAAGATTAGGGTCAGGTCGACTTTTGGGGTCCCAAGGCCGATGGTGACCACGTACTCGCCCGCTCCGGGAGTGGCGCCACGAATCGGCAGCTGGGCGTTCTCACCATAATCCCCAGAGGTCGGCATGCTAGGTTGTCCCAGGATGTTCATGGAACGGACCCGCGATTGGTCTCGGCGAAAGATGACCTTAGAATTGCGGGATTGACGGTTCGCGGCAAGCGGCGAGCAGGGTCCCTGCCTGTGTGCCAATGTCAATCCACGTCCGTTTACTTGACCTGCAAACAATATGAATCATGGTGTAAGTTACAACGATCCAATCTTGAGACCATATCAATCATTAGTATTCAATAATTTGCATTGAGCAATGTCGAAACATCACCCAGAGTGTTAAAACATAGAAATTGGTGACCTTTGCAAATAGTTGCCGGCATCATCGAATTCATTTCGACAACATACTTGTCATCCTCTTCACGATACACCATTTCCCTTCCCCATGCACATCTCTTCTCAACTTCGTGACCAGAGAAAAGCAGGAcgaggagaagatgaagaagaagatggagagaaGTGTAGCTGGCCATGGATGGACCGTGATTTGCTCAAGCACTCGGACGGAACTCGAGTCTTTATAAACTGACGATGGCGATTGTTGGATGATCCAACCGCGTAGGTATGAAATGGAAAGACAGAAAAGAATGGTCAAAACAAGACAAAGCGAAAGGCTGGTCTGTTGACTCGGAAGCTTGGCAAGTCGAACACGTTCGACCGTCGACTGTTCCTAGCCTTTCGCCATGACAAGCCAACTGTCGCCATTGCGTCAAGCCGACGTTAGACTCGGACAGTAAAGTCACTGGTGCATTGATTGCTGGTCCTCGTTTTACATGTAGTGATCTTTCTACCCGCAGAGAAAACTATTGGAGAATTAGTACATCAGGTCTTTTGTCATCTGCCTTAACAACATTTCTTCTCCACGGAGATTATGACATAATTCTTAAATTacttcatcaaaatttgagACGTAGAATTAAAGggtattttcagaaaaaaaaaatattttctctcaacttagggGATAGCGCTGGAGAAGGTAGACTCTACGTCAACTTCGGTTGGCAACTACTGAGTCGGCGGGTATAATAGCCTTCCGCACCTGGGATGCGTCATCGAAGTTTCGATTTTTATGTAACTAGCCCGTACTATGCACAGTGCTTGTTAGTTAACAGAAAAATTGCCCAAATTCTTTTAAatctatttagtcctaaactttttaattttatcaattgggtctaaaaaaattcatattttgtcaattgagtccatttggctTGAAATTACCGACATCGACGCTGGCCGTCCTACATGGCTCGGCTAACGCCTACGTGGACAAAATTTAAtaacatttgatttttttggtattatttAGTTAtacatttattctttttatcctttttttcttatattttcttatactttttttttcttcccttcttccctccACCGGCCATCGACGAGCTCGGCGAGGGACGCTCGGGCTTGGGCTAGCGAGGGTAACCCTCACCCGATCTAGTCAAGGGCTGCTCTCACCAACCTtggcaagggcaaccctcacaCGACGGCTGCCCTCTTTTTGGGCCATTGAAAAGAACATAAGGGAGGGTCAACATGAGCAAGTTTACTGTTGTATGGACACATTACGTGATTGATACGGCTAACACAGAACTAATTACATAACAGAAATCGCGGGTGGACGTAATTATTTCTTTATATTTCATAGATTAAATCTAATTAATTGGGAGTATTATGCAGGAGTCTtcaagtgaaaaaggaaaatggcgCAGAGCCTCTGCCTCCTCTTTCCCCCAAGAATGGTTCAAGTGGACCTCGTCCATCATGATATCTCGTATAGTGGAGTTAGGCTGGGATTGAATCCGTCAGCTCCAAGTACCTTCTTCACCAGTCTTGACGTTGAGTCCAGACTCAGGAGTGCGTGGTCCGTTGGAGTTGACTAGGGTTTGATGGATCAATATTCTGGTTTATGACTTGAAATGGACTTGGTGACAAAtgcttttctggtttttttttatgctt includes these proteins:
- the LOC115751602 gene encoding aspartyl protease family protein At5g10770-like isoform X1, which produces MASYTSLHLLLHLLLVLLFSGHEVEKRCAWGREMVYREEDDKYVVEMNSMMPATICKGQVNGRGLTLAHRQGPCSPLAANRQSRNSKVIFRRDQSRVRSMNILGQPSMPTSGDYGENAQLPIRGATPGAGEYVVTIGLGTPKVDLTLIFDTSSDITWTQCEPCLSCYRQQDPMFDPSKSSTYSNPPCKESDCPYSIVYADGSQSNGYYVQDLLTLTPEYQFPDFIFGCSQNNSGDFGRTAGMLGLGQGGATFISHVASKFSNIFCYCIPGSESSNGYLLFGMEALSNCQTNNITPLIIDQNNPSFYFVNLVGIAFGNQKFSLSSQSPPPRTIIDSGTTITRLPPPIYSAIRSEFVRYMSSYPATKPASTLVNTCYDLRGQENVILPKMVLQFENTDVSLDPSAVVWRESDAQVCLAVAPSRRSSNLVIIGNVQQRNLKILYNIQDNKVEFGNGGCDA
- the LOC115751602 gene encoding aspartyl protease family protein At5g10770-like isoform X2, which produces MCMGRKMVNREGDDKYVVELKSLTPPTTCKGQVNGRGLTLAHRQGPCSPLAANRQSRNSKVIFRRDQSRVRSMNILGQPSMPTSGDYGENAQLPIRGATPGAGEYVVTIGLGTPKVDLTLIFDTSSDITWTQCEPCLSCYRQQDPMFDPSKSSTYSNPPCKESDCPYSIVYADGSQSNGYYVQDLLTLTPEYQFPDFIFGCSQNNSGDFGRTAGMLGLGQGGATFISHVASKFSNIFCYCIPGSESSNGYLLFGMEALSNCQTNNITPLIIDQNNPSFYFVNLVGIAFGNQKFSLSSQSPPPRTIIDSGTTITRLPPPIYSAIRSEFVRYMSSYPATKPASTLVNTCYDLRGQENVILPKMVLQFENTDVSLDPSAVVWRESDAQVCLAVAPSRRSSNLVIIGNVQQRNLKILYNIQDNKVEFGNGGCDA